In the genome of Mustelus asterias chromosome 9, sMusAst1.hap1.1, whole genome shotgun sequence, the window cagagagaattttagcatggccaatgcacctaaccagagtgggtaggcagatgctctttcctcgggtagaaaagtcaagtactaggggacataagtgTAAGGTGAGTGGGGAAAAGTCTAAAGGAGATGTGCAactcaagttttttacacagaggatggtgaatgtctggaatgcgctgcctcagGAGGTAGTGGGATCGGGTACGATAGGGGcacttaaggggcatctagacgaatacatgaataggatgggaatggaaggatacagactccgcaagtgcatatggttttagtttaggcaggcatcatgataggcacaggcttggagggccgaagggcctgttcctgtgctgtactgttctttgttctttgtattaacacCCTTCAGGACCAGGCAACTGTGCAGTGCTAAGAATAGGAATAAGTAAAACCCGTCCTTAATATTGATTTTTTGCAAGCTTACCTTTCCCATGGGCAGTTGATGTGTCAACCGATGTGCCAATAGTCACACTAATGCTGGAATTAGTAGTTGCTATCACAACAGTCGAACTTCTTGTGGTACTGTGGTAAGAAATGGTGGGGGCTGGAGCTAATGTTGCTGAAGTAGCATTTGTCTCGTTACCAGGGGCAACTGTTGAAGTATTGCTGAATATTGTTGGGATGGAAGTTGGAACTGTTATGTTTCCTGTCGTTGTGTATTCAGTGGAAGCTGTATCATTAGCCTGGACTGTAGTCGTTGCAGTAGTCATATTGGGATTTGCTGTCATATCACTGGTGTTTTGTGCATTAgtaggctttagttcagtcgtgcCGTTAGTGCTCTGGTAACTTACTGTGGTAGCCAATGTCTCATTAGTGTCATTTGTGCTCCCTGATGGTGTAGTTAGTGCAGTTGAGCCCTCAGTGGTGGTCATGGGACTATTGACAAGTGTTCCACTGCTATTAGGGTCAGAAATAGATATACTATTCACGTCTGAAACAGGTGAGCTGCTGTTggttgttgccacagaacctttGCTGTCGctggtcattgcagtgttaaaagcTGATGAAACCGCAGAGGAGGTTGTGTTTGACGGGGTTGCCATAGCAGTTGAGGTTGCGATGTCAGTGCCTAACATCAGTGTAGTTTCACTTGTTGCAGGAGAAGTGGGCAACATTGAAGTGCTGCTCTCTGATCGTCCAACACCCCAGAGAGGGCACATTAGGCATGTGATCAGTAAAACTGTGAGAAACGACACCATTGTGCTGGTTGCTTCGGTAAATGTCTTCAGATCCGAATcctggaaaaaaaatcatctcATTGAGCACAGTATACCATCATAGTTTCTTTGGAGCTTTACTATATATTTTGCCACAGATGCAACTTATTATGACAAAACATAGCAAGTTACTTTTTAAatgcaggacattggtgagaccatatctggattattgtgtacagtattggcctccttatctgaggacaGATGGGCCCGcacggcggcatagtggttagcactgctgcctcacagcgccagggacccgggttcaattcccggcttggatcactgtctgtgtggagtgtccacgttctccccatgactgcgtgggtttcctctgggtgctcccgtttcctcccacagtccaaaagatatgctggttaggtgcattggccatgctaaattctctctcagtggcgactcggggattttcacagtaacttcattgcagtgttaatgtaagtctacttgtggcacgaataaataaactttaaaaaaatgtaaatgcattggaagcagtccagagaaggtttactaggttaGTATCATGAAGCACAGAGTTCCGCAGATCCATCCAACTGATTTCACTAAGTGTTTTGGGGGGGAAATCGCCCCCGATATGTTTTTATCAATGGTGTATAAATGATTGTCTCAGAAATGAGATTTGCCCACCTCCTGTTTGAGATCCAGTTTCTTTCCTCAATGCCTTCTCCTCTATCTGCTGTCAGTCCCCTCATTGCTGCCACTCAATGCATCTAGCCCTTGGCCTCCAGTTTTCTTTACCTACAGTTACCCCATAAGGGCATCGCGTGGAGCCATTCTTCCCGAGAAAGTGGCAAGCGGGCAGCATCATTACTTCAGTCTGTGGAAATCTGTTCCCCAGGAATCAGCGGAGGCTGGGTCTTTGACTCTATTCAAGGCTGAATTCCATGGATTTTCGATCCACAAGGGAGTCCAGGGTTATGGGAGAGCCGGGCAGACAGGGAAGCGGAgttgaccacaaccagatcaaaatgatcttatcgaataggactgaggggctgaatggcctacccctgctcctaagccctctggcatggtggcacagtggttagcactgccgcctcacagtgtcagggacccaggttcaattcccggtttgggtcattgtctgtgtggagcctgcatgggtaccccgtgtcggcgtgggttttctccgggtgtgtcagtttcctcccacagtctgaaagacatgctggttaggtgcattgaccatgctgaactctccctcagtgcccgaacaggcgccagagtgtggcgactaggggattttcacaataacttcattgcagcgttaatgtaaacctacttgtgactaataaataaaaatttaaacTCTGTACCAGTATTCTGGTAATGTTGGAGTGACAACTCATAAACTTTGCGTTCGTTCTCTATaatattccaattctcttcccgcacttaGTGGTGCATTAAGGAATACTTTCATCTGTTTTCATTGCTAGAAATTCTTAGAACAGAGACCGGCTATAGTTCCAAACCACCTCCACCACTATAAACTAGGGGCTTATAGTTTGAGGGACACCACTTCTGCTCTTGAGAGAGTCTCCTCGCCCTTACCCCCAGCCTTTGGTGTGTTTGgatggatttgcaggttgacactcaacctgtttgactgcgttatgaatggacctcccttggccatcaagtcctgaggtgggacttgaacccagagctactggctcagaggcagggatactacccactgcaccacgagATCTCAGACTCTATAATAGGAGCAATCAGAAGCCATTTACAAATATGCATTTttgttcatcatagaatctccacagtacagaaagaggtcattcggcccatcgcgcctgcactgacaacaatcccacccaggccctatccctgtaaacctctgtatttatcccactaatccccctgacactaagggttaattcagcatggccaatcaacctaactcgcaaatccttggattgtgggaggaaaccggagcatccggaggaaacccacgcagacacggggagagcgtgcagactccgcacagacagtgacccaagccgggaatcgaacccgggtccctggcgctgtgaggcatagtTTTCTTTTAGCTTTATTGTAGCATTTTTCCTATGCTTGTCTCTTTGAGAGGAAAACACTCaagtgtctttttaaaaatttaagccCTGGGTTTGATCTGTCGGAGGGAAATATTGGAGTGAGGAAAGATTCTGCAAATGCTGAAACAGACaactcagtaaaaaaaaaattttagAAGATGGAAAAGAAAGTAAAGAcaaataaagtttttaaagtttatttattagcgtcacaagtaggtttacattaacactgcaattgaagttactgtgaaaatccctgattaTAATGCTATAAATAATGCTGGGATTATGCAATGAATCGGTCAGTGATTGTGAAAAGACAAACTGAAATATTTTGGGTGTGTAACTTACCTCACTGTAAGTACGCACACAGAACCTGTTCTTTTCTCTCTGCTCACGGATACTGACCgcactcccagcattttctgtttctattacagatttccagcctttgttttgtgtttttttttaagtgttaCCACTGCCAGTGCTTGTGTTTATCCGACGGACAAAATCCTGTTTTTAATTTTATCCCGGGCTACATGAGCACACCGGCCGATGTCACCTGACCAGTTTGGTTCTTATTTACCATCAAATACAGATTGTATTGGGAGACACTATCATCTCTTCTGAGATGCCTGTTAAGGATTAGTCagtgcccccccgcccctcccacccccggccttcatgtaagcctacttgtgacacaaataaataaactttaaactttaaacatagttGCTGACGGAGGCATAGATCTTTTCttgtggaaccaaaagagaaaacgctggaaaatctcagcaggtctggcagcatctgaaaggagagaaaagagtttttttttgtatttttccaattcaatcaaatcaaatccaattcagagtctcaacaagttgagacatctccaatccaggctggcaagacaaggcaagcgaccaaattaccctgtcctgggcctgatctacatgagccaagctgattggaggagggaaagcaatacctcctccaagacttgagctcatctgcatcttagccaaaaggccgagataccgcttttaaaaattgcttcatacgaaacatatgaagcttaaaagagaaaagagttgacgtttcgagtccaggtgaccctttgtcaaagctaaaaggcagagaaagtgggagatatttatactgcagggggagggaatgaaagatgagtcatggccACAAAAAcatggggaaaggctgctaatggcaatctatagagagaataaagagtgtgaatggccaatcggcagagaagctgaaatcagaggcagCAAAGTTATGACAAATGAAGATgtggggcggggggaatgggttggagagaggtaaaattgagataaagggggaaaggggaagcaaaaggggagagaaggtaaggaaaggggggataaaatagggggaaagagtgggggggggggaaggacaataaagaaataaaaggtagagaacagttcaaaatgaaatgaaaacaaaagggtcAAAGTGGGGTAGacctaatcatctgaagttgttgaattcgatgttgagactggaaggctgcaaagtgcccagccggaagatgagatgctgttcctccagtttgcgttgagcttcactggaacattgcagcagtaagaagtctaacaacaccaggttaaagcccaacaggtttacagGTTTGCAGCAGGCCAGGGACAGGCATGtgagcatgggagcaggatcgtgtgttaaaatggcaaacaagGAAAAGGTCAAGGTCCTGATTTTCTTTTGGGTCAGGCAGAGAAGGTGTGTCCCCCCAATTCCACAATTCACACGATCCAAACCAATCTTTCatttccaaccccctccccaccccagcgaTCTACCCTCAGGCCGCTGCTGGAGAGGCGGGCAGGAAGCTAGGCTTTGGCAGTGTGTCAAGCACCGAGAGCTTGTGAGTGGACCATGTGTGGAGGAGAGTGGCATCTGTGTGAAAAGAGACCAATTTAATGAATCAAatctaaaaacaaaatactgcagctgctggaatctgaaacaaaagcagaaaaagctggaaaatctcagcaggtctgacagcatttgtgggcacagtaagaagtctcacaacaccaggttaaagtccaacaggtttatttggtagcaaataccataagctttcggagcactgctccttcatcagatggagtggaaatggacacAGCATTTGTGGGGACAGTATtaagtcaatgttttgagtctggatgacccttgtgacagctgaagagaaggaaaatcagacgagatttatactatgaggatcaggggggctgtaattggatgaagggaatgtaaatggggaTGGTGAAGGCTGAGAAAGATGCTaatagtgtccattaagtgatcagaatgtgtgaatagcaGAACAAAGGTACAGGTTGTTAGgggactacctgaggaatgtgACAGTTGGCCTGGGGGTTAACGAATCAAATAGCTGGCTTTAATATTGTGACAATTTAGAATGGAGTATATTACACTGTGagggctggggggaggtgggaggctgtaattggacaaagagaatgtaaatggtgatgatgccAGCTGAGaaaggtggagtttgcacgttctccccgtgtctgcgtgggtttcctcccacactccaaaggcatgctggttaggtgcattggccatgctaaattcttcctcaatgtactcaaacaggcaccagagtgtggcgatttggggattctcattacagtgttaatgtaaacctacttgtgacactaatcaataaactttaagtttgCGCGTAAGATCTTAACAAGGCCCAAGGCCCAATTTTCAGGCTGTTTAATAGACTGGGTGGATTTTAAAAATAGGCCCAGACGAATTTCAGCGCCGTGGCTGGATTGTCCACCTTCCTTTCCATCCACCCCCATTCTGCCCACCGCCTTCTTCCCACAGTGGGGCCAGTGAACCATTGAAATCTCCGCtcacatcggcgggactggaaaatcccgctggcgtaagGACAGGGAAATTCCAGTCCATGGGCGGTatcttctggccattcacaccggcgggattctcagGTCCCGCTGCTGTCCTCACTTGTGGCTGCAACGGGAAGCTCCTGGCTTCTGAGCTCAGAATTGGAATAGCCACCGAGGAAAGCAGAAGATTTCAAATAATGTCGAATGAAAGATCCAAGTCAAGCGTGTTTAACAGTCACAGCTTCCAATTTTACATTGACTCTGTTTGAAACAGCAATCGTCTGGACCTTGCCTCATGTATTGAATTATAGCATCAATATTGGCACACCTGAGTATCCTATTGACACTTCTGTTAGATTGCATTTTGTCCTTTGTGTTTATTTTGTTCTGCTCTGCATAACCACGTCAATTCTGCCTGAAGAGCATTGTAAGGATGAATGAACGATTCATTGGCAAACTGTGGATAAACTGAGCTCCACGTTCTTTAATCTGAACCTTTTTGGAATTCTGTTGCAACTGCAGAACTGCAACTCTTTTACCAGCCTTCCCCCCGTATTATTATATCTGAATTATACAAACCCAGGAGGCTTCAAGTTCAATCACCTGACCTCAGCTGGGCCCAGGTTAGTAAATGCTGAAATAGTCACAGCATTCTTGAGATGGGAAAGGTTGCTGCCCCTGTGCATAGTGAGG includes:
- the LOC144498990 gene encoding uncharacterized protein LOC144498990; its protein translation is MVSFLTVLLITCLMCPLWGVGRSESSTSMLPTSPATSETTLMLGTDIATSTAMATPSNTTSSAVSSAFNTAMTSDSKGSVATTNSSSPVSDVNSISISDPNSSGTLVNSPMTTTEGSTALTTPSGSTNDTNETLATTVSYQSTNGTTELKPTNAQNTSDMTANPNMTTATTTVQANDTASTEYTTTGNITVPTSIPTIFSNTSTVAPGNETNATSATLAPAPTISYHSTTRSSTVVIATTNSSISVTIGTSVDTSTAHGKDLIPVDRKVSGGVVIGALLGCILGVILLSLLVYFFCARRKSDHFNHRRLYDNISSDPVLRLEHTDDAIDLRYQEGAAYYNPAALNEAAPYNTGQIHDPNYEIQMDNLPPTYGNIA